One window of the Cryptomeria japonica chromosome 7, Sugi_1.0, whole genome shotgun sequence genome contains the following:
- the LOC131068963 gene encoding longifolene synthase, translating into MASLKGDDNSSSIPDRSLNLWDDDFVQSMETPYGGSECRERLETLVKEVKILLKEMKTGLDGDLIERLEMVDTLQCLGIDRYFQAEIKAALDYVYGCWDGSVGIGLGFGSVTKNLNATALGLRLLRLHRYDVSADVLENFKDKSRQFFFWEGNNDNNENIIVEECGMRSILNLFRASSVAFPREKVMEEAKIFSTTYLRQILQKLENTYKKSFLKEVEYALLYEWTRTFSRWEAVNFIEIYEEDNLKLKDSKIIELAKLDFNILQFVYKMEMKKVSSWWAECGIMKLISIRQRPMEYYLLGLSATDEEEFYSSRMAFTKSTTLLSLMDDLLDDYLTFEQVELVVKAITQGWDISIVQDIPTDFKRIIEFIFQTVHELANEATEKQGRDMMPFITKAWADYAEASLQQARWNISKHAPTYNEYLKIAATTAAIGPLLLHPILLAAQHLEDNTIQKTFNNQCRFYELIWLCTRLIDDVHDYQDDKLHGQTSSAISCYMIDHPESSEEEALNDINYMVDQLLKELTWEFLNQESSLLDWEKICFNLNKGLQCFYVYGDGFSNHDKGNKQRIEKILVDPIKI; encoded by the exons ATGGCCAGTTTGAAGGGAGACGACAATTCTTCTTCTATTCCAGATAGATCTCTCAATCTCTGGGATGATGATTTTGTCCAATCTATGGAAACACCATATGGG GGATCTGAATGCCGAGAACGTCTGGAAACTCTGGTGAAAGAAGTGAAAATCTTGTTAAAAGAAATGAAGACTGGATTAGACGGCGATCTGATCGAGCGGCTTGAGATGGTTGACACATTGCAATGCCTCGGAATAGATCGATATTTTCAGGCTGAGATAAAAGCAGCTCTTGATTATGTTTACGG ATGTTGGGATGGAAGTGTGGGTATAGGATTAGGATTTGGAAGTGTTACGAAGAATTTGAATGCTACAGCTTTAGGACTTAGACTTCTCAGGCTTCATCGTTATGATGTATCTGCAG ATGTGTTGGAGAATTTCAAAGACAAAAGTCGACAGTTCTTTTTCTGGGaaggaaataatgataataatGAGAACATCATTGTAGAGGAATGTGGAATGCGAAGTATTCTCAATCTCTTTAGAGCTTCAAGTGTGGCATTTCCAAGAGAAAAAGTTATGGAAGAAGCTAAAATATTTAGCACAACATATCTTAGGCAAAtattacaaaaacttgaaaatacaTATAAGAAAAGTTTTCTGAAAGAG GTGGAATATGCACTCTTGTATGAATGGACTCGTACCTTTTCTAGATGGGAGGCAGTGAATTTCATTGAAATATATGAAGAGGACAATTTGAA GTTAAAGGATAGCAAGATTATCGAATTGgcaaaattagatttcaatatattACAATTTGTGTACAAGATGGAGATGAAAAAAGTCTCTAG TTGGTGGGCAGAGTGTGGTATCATGAAATTGATTTCAATCAGACAACGTCCAATGGAATATTATTTGTTAGGACTTAGTGCTACAgatgaagaggaattttatagtaGTAGAATGGCTTTTACCAAATCAACAACACTTCTTTCTTTAATGGACGATCTTCTTGATGATTACTTAACATTTGAGCAAGTTGAACTTGTTGTTAAGGCTATTACTCAAGGTTGGGATATTTCTATTGTACAAGATATTCCAACTGATTTCAAGAGAATTATAGAATTTATTTTTCAAACAGTACATGAATTGGCAAATGAGGCAACTGAAAAGCAAGGACGTGACATGATGCCATTTATTACAAAAGCA TGGGCAGATTATGCTGAAGCTAGTTTACAACAAGCACGTTGGAACATTAGTAAACATGCTCCAACCTATAATGAGTACTTGAAGATTGCAGCAACAACTGCAGCGATTGGACCACTATTGTTGCACCCCATTCTCTTGGCAGCCCAACATTTAGAAGACAACACTATTCAGAAGACATTTAATAATCAATGTAGATTCTATGAGCTCATATGGTTGTGTACACGTTTAATTGATGATGTTCATGATTACCAG GATGATAAACTCCATGGACAGACAAGCTCAGCAATTTCCTGTTATATGATAGATCATcctgaatcttcagaagaagaggcattaaatgacaTCAACTATATGGTTGACCAATTACTTAAAGAATTAACATGGGAATTTCTAAATCAAGAAAGTTCTTTGCTTGATTGGGAAAAGATATGCTTCAACCTCAACAAAGGGTTGCAATGTTTCTATGTATATGGAGATGGATTTTCAAATCATGACAAAGGAAACAAGCAACGGATAGAGaaaattcttgttgatccaataaaaatatag